A single Symbiobacterium thermophilum IAM 14863 DNA region contains:
- a CDS encoding CaiB/BaiF CoA transferase family protein, giving the protein MATAGAGSSASGAAGPLAGIRVLDLSRVLAGPYCAQMLGDAGADVIKVESPAGDDTRAWGPPFLAGCEPQPGRPGDSAYYVSCNRNKRGIVLDLTTPHGQEALCRLVARADVLIENFKPGTMERWGLGYEDVLRPLNPRLVYASISGYGRTGPDADLPGYDFVAQAVGGIMSITGEPEGDPMKVGVAVTDLTTGMMAAFAICAALIARQATGRGQRVDLSLLETQVAWLANVGQSYLVSGQPPRRWGNAHASIVPYELFHAADRPIVVGVGNDAQFARFCAVLGRPEWAADERFATNPARLRHRRELVGLIARELRTRPAAEWLAAMRAAGVPSGPVRTIPEVFADPQVLARGMKVECNHPVAGLISLIGIPFKFSDTPATVRRPPPRWGEHTAEVLAEIGYSAEEIKQFLM; this is encoded by the coding sequence CTGGCGACCGCCGGTGCAGGCTCCTCTGCTTCCGGTGCTGCGGGGCCCCTCGCGGGCATCCGGGTGCTGGACCTCTCCCGGGTGTTGGCGGGCCCCTACTGCGCCCAGATGCTGGGCGACGCCGGGGCGGACGTGATCAAGGTGGAGTCACCGGCCGGGGACGACACCCGGGCCTGGGGACCGCCCTTTCTGGCTGGCTGCGAACCGCAGCCCGGCCGTCCGGGCGACAGCGCCTATTATGTGTCGTGCAACCGGAACAAGCGGGGGATCGTGCTGGACCTGACCACCCCGCACGGGCAGGAGGCGCTCTGCCGGCTGGTCGCCCGGGCGGACGTGCTCATCGAGAACTTCAAGCCCGGCACCATGGAGCGCTGGGGCCTGGGGTACGAAGACGTGCTGCGCCCGCTGAATCCCCGGCTGGTCTACGCGAGCATTTCAGGTTACGGCCGGACGGGGCCGGACGCCGACCTGCCGGGCTACGACTTCGTGGCACAGGCCGTCGGCGGGATCATGTCCATCACCGGCGAGCCGGAGGGCGACCCGATGAAGGTGGGCGTGGCCGTCACCGACCTGACCACCGGGATGATGGCCGCCTTCGCCATCTGCGCCGCCCTGATCGCCCGGCAGGCGACCGGCCGGGGGCAGCGGGTGGACCTCTCGCTGCTGGAGACCCAGGTGGCCTGGCTGGCCAACGTGGGCCAGTCCTACCTGGTGAGCGGCCAGCCGCCCCGGCGCTGGGGCAACGCCCACGCGTCGATCGTCCCGTACGAACTCTTCCACGCCGCCGACCGGCCCATCGTCGTCGGCGTGGGCAACGATGCGCAGTTTGCGCGCTTTTGCGCTGTGTTGGGCCGGCCGGAGTGGGCGGCGGACGAGCGGTTCGCCACCAACCCGGCAAGGCTGCGGCACCGGCGGGAACTGGTGGGGCTCATCGCCCGGGAGCTGCGCACCCGTCCGGCGGCCGAATGGCTTGCGGCCATGCGGGCAGCCGGCGTCCCCTCCGGGCCCGTGCGCACCATCCCCGAGGTCTTCGCCGACCCGCAGGTGCTGGCCCGGGGGATGAAGGTGGAATGCAACCATCCGGTGGCCGGGTTGATCTCCCTCATCGGCATCCCGTTCAAGTTCAGCGACACGCCGGCGACTGTCCGC